CTCGTTCACGTCGGCCTTGTTGCCGAAGCTGATGAACTTGGAAAATCCGATGTCCCGGCCCTTGGCCAAATCGAGGACTGCGGTGCAGAGCGCGCCCGATTGGGAGATGAAGCCGATGTTGCCGGGCTTGGGCATGGTCTGGGCGAAGCTGGCGTTCATGGAAAAAGCAGGGTCGGTGTTTATGACGCCAAGGCAGTTGGGGCCGACAAGCCTTATGCCACGCTCCTTTGCCGCCGCCTTGACCGCTTCTTCAAGTTCAACGCCTGCGCCGCCCACCTCTTTGAAACCGGCGGTTATGACCACCACGCCCTTTGCGCCCTTGTCCGCCGCCTCGTGAATGACCTTGGGAACCAGCGGGGCCGGAACGATGATGACCGCCATGTCAACTTCGCCCGGAATATCCGTTATGGTGGGATAGGCCCGGTTGCAGACAACGGATTTTGCGCGGGGATTGACCGGATAAAGGACTCCCGTGTAGCCGCCTTCGATGAGATTGGTGACCACTGCGCGGCCCACGCTGCCCCGGCGGTCGGTTGCACCCACCACCGCGATGGAGCGGGGTTCCATGATGGCCTTTATGTTCTCAGCCATTATTCCTCCTTCAAAAACTCGCGTCAAACGCTATAAATTCGTTAAGCAGAAACTGATAAAAAGCCTGGATAAAAACGATGAAGCGCGAAGGTTCGCGAACGGCGCGGGGAGGAATAATACTTTTCGTATATGACGACCCGCAAAGTTTCGCGTGACACAGCGATTCGAGTTTTTAGACGGACGTTATAATTTTTTCGGACGCCCGGCAAACATGACCTTGTAGGACTGTGCCACGTCCAGCCAGGAGCCGGAAAGCTCGCGCATGTTCTTTGTAAGTCGCATCCAGAGCCTTCTCTGGCGAAGAAGCGCTGGAGCCTGTGTAAGTTTCACGTTGGCCTGGGAATAGGCGGCGCGGTTGCGGGAAAGGTCCCGGATTACCCGCCGGATGTTTTCGGCAGGCTCGGCTCCGGGCCTGGTCACCGGGTCGGGATCGGACAAGGGAGCCTTCGCGGGCCTTTCCGCTCTCTGGCCCTTGGGCACGGGGCCTATGAGGGCAAGGCCCATGAGGCTTCCCGTGCCCACGCTCTCCGGGCCGCAGGTGCCGCCTATGGGGAAGACGTCCCAGCCAGCGATGGCCCCCATTTTGAATGCGTTCATTCCGCACGATTCCATGGAAGGGGCCGAAAGCCCCGGATGGCGGCACTTGCCGGTTGCCATGTGGCGGCAGTTGGGCTGAAAGTGGCACAGGGCGTCCCGGCAGTTTCCGGCCCCGTAGCAGGCCTCGGAAAGATAGCCCATGTCGCGGGCGGTTTTCTGCAGAAGGCGCGCTATGGTGAAGGCGAGCATGTAATGGCCGCCGAGATTCATAAGGTTTCCGGCGTCGTCCATCACGCCGCCCGCTATATCGGCTCCAAGTCCCTTGGCCGCGATGATGGAGGGCGGCACCTTCACCCGAAAAAAAATCGCCCAGGTGTGGCGGCCCACGATCTCCCGCACCTCGTCTATGCTCCATCCGTTGGGCGGGCAGTGGGAGCAGCCGCCCGACATGTAGCACTTGGGGACCATGCACTTGAACCGCACCCTTGGGTCGATCAGGACGTCCTTCGCTTCAAGAAGGGCCACGTTGTCGGCCCCCCACTTTTTTGCGAGGAGTTGAAGCTCGTCCAGATCGGTGGGCATCACCCACTCCTTATCCAGGATGGGATTTTTACGAAGCTTGATCATGGTAACGCACCTTGGTTATTTCGCCGGAAAATCTTTGAATAATAAGATATCTGGCCGGTTAGCACTCCCAAAAAAGGCACGGTAACGCCTGGATAAAAACGATGAAATGCAAGGAGCGCGAGCCAAAAAGGAGGGCGCGTACGCTTTTGTACGTAACCGACTTTTTGGCGATGCGCGACACAGCAGTTCGCGTTTTTAGACAGGCGTTTCAATCAACGAATATTATGCCCGCCAGAAGCGGCCCCGTCTCCTCGTTCCAGAATTCCCAGCCGAGGGCCTTGGCCATTGACTCCACGTCAAGGCCCATTGCTATGGCCGAAGGGCGGGCCTTGTAGGGATGCCTGCACGTCCTGCCCTTAATTACCGCCATGCAGCGTTTTTCCTTGTGGCAGTAAATTGCCCGGCAGTTGCCCGCGCCGAAGCCGAGAGTCAGCTGATAGCCCTTGTAAAAGGCCGACGACTCCACCTGGGTTGTGATGAAATTGAGTTTTTCGTAGAGCTTCCTGTAGCCCGGCTCCGTTATGAGGCCCTGGCCGTGATCGGGCATGTCCGCCGGGGTCTTCAGCCTGAAGAACACGGCGCTGGAAAAGGCCCTTACTGCGTCGGCAACGGAATCGTTTGGGTAGCCGATGGGCCAGTGGGCGGAAGTGTAGGTTTTGACTGCGTCCGCCCCGCCGGATGAATCGGGATCGAGCACTATGTCGTCCGGCCCCAGGATCGCCGCGTCGTCGGCTCCCATGGAAAGGGCGAGGTTCCGCATCTCGGCCAGATCAAGGGCAAGGCGTTTCTCGTCGTTCACCGCCGATATCTGCCTTACGCCCTGGCGGCCCTTGGAGGATTGGACAAGGTAGAGTTCAGCACGCGCCATTTTTTTTGTTCTCCATGAGGGCCTTCACGGGCTCCATTCCGTAGGGGTCGCCCTCCTCGATTACCTTTAAAACCGCGCCGCCGCCGGTGAAGAAGTAATATTGGGCATCGTCCATGGCCGAAAGGTAGAGGCCGGGGCTTAGGTTCTTGAACTCCTGGAGGGTGTCGCCGCCGCCGTAGAGCTTCATGGCCGTGCGGTTCTTGTCTATGGTGGAGTCGAGCTTGGCCGAGCCTTCTGTAAAGTGCGGGGTGAAGCCCATGACGGCGTTCACGAAGATGGTCTTCGCCTCGGCCATTGTCTCGGCCACTCCGGGGGCCTCGAAGGACTCTGCGGCCACGTCAAGGAAATAGCCGTACTGGTTTCCGGGCTTGAAATCGGAGACCTTCACCTTGCGGTATTTGCCTTCCTCGCGCCCCAGAACGTCGGACTCCACCACCACCGGAAGTTCAACGATCTTTTTGGCAACCGCGTCCTGGGCCACAAGTTCCTTTGCGGCCTCTATGTCGCTCTCGCCCACGCCCGCCACTTTTATGCCGTACTTGGCGCAAAGGAAGGTGTTGTACATGACCCCGCCCAGAATGAGCCGGTCCACCTTCTTGTATATCTCCTTCAACGGGCCGATCTTGGTGTCGTATTTCGCGCCCGCCACCACCGCCACGAAGGGCCGGGCGGGCTCAAGAACCTGCCTTAAGTTTCCAAGCTCCTTTTGGAGCAGGAAACCCGCGTAGCTCGGAAGGTATTTGGTTATGTCGTAGGTGGAGGCGTGGGGCTGCCATGAGCCGAAGGCGTCGTTCACGAAAACGTCCGCAAGGCCCGCAAGCTGGCGCGCGAAAGCGTCCCTTCTCGCGTCCTTGGTTTCCTCACCGGCAAACCAGCGGGTGTTGGGGAGATAAATTCCGCCGATCTTGCGGGCCACCAAATCCCTTATGTGCCAGTTGATGGATGTGTCGATCTGCTCGATGCCGTTTGTCTCGTCCACGGGAAAGTCCGGCACCACGAACCTGGTGTGGAGCTTTCTCTCCAGGTACTCCACCACGGGCTTCACCGAAGAATCGTCCTTCACGGTTATCTTGCCGGTTTTCTTGTCGTAGGGCCGCCCCACATGGCTCATCAGAATGAGCCTCCCGCCCTGCTCCACGATGTAATAGAGCGTTCCTATGGTGGATTCGATGCGGTACGGGTCTTCCACCATGCCCTTTTTCACCACGTTGTGGTCCACGCGGACCAGGACGATCTTGTCTCGAAGATCCGCTTCTTCCAAAAGCGGCAGGTCGGGATGGAGCTTGGTCTGGTCCATGATGGATCCTCCTTGTGGGCTGTTGGAAAAATACAGTGCGGCGCATCTTTCTTTAATGCAAATACGATTTGCTTGCAAGAAGTTACGCGCAATCGGACGGAAACCGGGCAGAGGGCGCAGTGCTGCGCTGATGAACCCGATGCGGGCCGACCGGAAGATCGACGGCCTGCATCGCATCGTCAATGAACTTGAATAGCTGAAAAATATCTTATTTCTTAAACCACTGGTTGAATTGAATCGCAGGCCACCATGGAAGTGACTGAAACGCAGTTGGCTATGTGCTCCACGAAATGCTTCACGATTGGGGAGGCAAGGTCGTATTCCGCCTGCATCCGGTCAGTGTCAATGGGCTGGGTCTTGAAATTGGGGGTGACGAAGATGGAGGCCGCGTTCGGCTCGTGGCCGATGTTGATAAAGGGAAGCTGCCCCACGAAATCGCCCTTGCCGCAACGGGCAAGCGGTACGTGGCCCTCGCCCACCATCCGTGCGATCACGGCGTTTCCCTCGGCTATGAGAAAGGAGCCCGCGCCCTTGTCGCCCTGCTTCATGAAGGTCCTGCCCCCGGAGATGAGGGCTGCCGCCCCGTCCTGGCCGGTACCGGCCATGAGGTCGGAAATCTGCACCCAGCGGTTGTCGAGCGAAAGGAATATGCGCCGGAGCTGGTAGGAGAGCTTGGCGAAATCGGCGTTCAGGCGCGCCGCGTCGAAAAGGCCCACCTTCACGCTTCCGGCGGCCACCGCGCTTATGGAAAGGGCGCTCCCTTTGGTGTTGAAGCCCGGAATGCTGCCCGAAAGCGCGCCGGGACCCAGCCTGCACATGCGCACCGGGTCGTCGCCCGCCTTCTTGTACACGTTTGCGAAGCCTTCCAGGATAAGGCACATGAAGGCCGCGTTGGGGTTTTTGCCCACCAGTTCACAGCCGCGCTCGAAAACCGCCTCGCTGGTTATGAACTGCTGGTTTCTGATGGGAAGCCTGATTATTGGGATGCCCTTCAGCTTGGGCCGCTGCTTGGCCTTTTCGGTCTGGGGCGCCGGGGCTTCCTCGGTTGCTCCGTCCGGGGAGGTTTCGGCGGAAAGGACCTTTATCTGGTCGTCGTCCAGAAGCCTTGCCCCGTCCATCACTATTTCCATTATGCCCTGGTTGATGGTGCGCTCGGCGCTTACAGCCACGCCGTCCACGAACTCGAAATCCCCGTCGGTCCAGCCGAAAAGGGAGTACAGGGCGTCTATGCCGGTTTCCGCGAATGCTTTGGCGTTTACGGGATAACCCTTTGAAAAATAAACGACTCCGGCTTCCTTGGCAAAACGGCTCTTTATGCGAAGCTCACCCGTGGCGGCGGTGGTTCCAAGGGTTTGAAGGACCTCTCCCAGGCTTAAAAAGCGCAGGCGTCCTGACAGGGCGACTTCGGGCGGCATAATGGAACGCAACCTTTCACGGAAAATATATGGCCGGTTTCGGGTCAGCCGGAGCAAAAACCACAATAATCTATAATTATAGAGGGCCGCGAGCCTTTGGCGCAAGACAATTCACGCGCTCCGTCAATCAGGGCGCGCTTTTCGGGGAAACCATCAAAAATCCCGCACAAAGCCTGATTAAGTTTCCGCCGTTTCGCGCCGGATTTTTAAGGATTTTTATTTGGTTTTGCCCAAAGCCTCGTGATATGGTTGTGTAAAACGAACATGACCCTGCGAGGAACCCATGCCGATAGCAGCCCTTTCGCTTCTCATCCAGGTCCTTTTCACAGTCCACGCCCTTAAAACGGGCCGGGACCGTTCCTGGGCCTACATCATCATGTTCATTCCGGGCGTTGGAGCGCTGGCCTATTTCGTAGTGGAGCTTTTGCCCGAGATGCTATATGGCCGCACCGGGGCACAGGCCAAGAAAATGGGGGCGGAAATCTCGCGGAAACTCAACCCGGACAAACATTTGAGAAGGCTTGAGGAAGACCTTGCCGCAACGGATTCCCTGGCGAACCGCAAAAAGCTCGCTTCGGCCTACCTGTCCTCAGGAAGGCCAAAGGAGGCGCTCGAACTCTACGCCCAGTGCCTTGGAGGAATATACAGGGACGATTCCGACCTCATGCTGGAGGTGGCCCAGGCTCATTTCATGGTGGGGGATTACGAAAAATCCTCGGAATTTCTCGCGGGCATAAAGGGCGGGACCATGGAAAAGCGCCGCCTGGAAAAAGAGTTCCTGCTGGCCCGCATAGCGGACGAAACCGGACGCGAAAAAGAAGCCCTCGATCGCTGGAGCGGGCTGGTCAACGTCTGGCCCGGCGAGGAGGCGCGATGCCGCCTCGCCTACTACCTGGGAAAAAACGGCTCGTCTGAAAAGGCCCACGCGCTATACAAGGAAATCCTTCTAAACGCCAGGCGCAGCCCCGGCTACTACCGCAAAAGCGAAAAGGCCTGGATCGAAATCGCCAAGGGGGAGCTTGCAAAGGTGAATAACGAAAAACAATGTGAAACAGGAAGGCGA
The Deltaproteobacteria bacterium genome window above contains:
- a CDS encoding DUF4388 domain-containing protein, with the translated sequence MPPEVALSGRLRFLSLGEVLQTLGTTAATGELRIKSRFAKEAGVVYFSKGYPVNAKAFAETGIDALYSLFGWTDGDFEFVDGVAVSAERTINQGIMEIVMDGARLLDDDQIKVLSAETSPDGATEEAPAPQTEKAKQRPKLKGIPIIRLPIRNQQFITSEAVFERGCELVGKNPNAAFMCLILEGFANVYKKAGDDPVRMCRLGPGALSGSIPGFNTKGSALSISAVAAGSVKVGLFDAARLNADFAKLSYQLRRIFLSLDNRWVQISDLMAGTGQDGAAALISGGRTFMKQGDKGAGSFLIAEGNAVIARMVGEGHVPLARCGKGDFVGQLPFINIGHEPNAASIFVTPNFKTQPIDTDRMQAEYDLASPIVKHFVEHIANCVSVTSMVACDSIQPVV
- a CDS encoding phosphoglycerate kinase, with the protein product MDQTKLHPDLPLLEEADLRDKIVLVRVDHNVVKKGMVEDPYRIESTIGTLYYIVEQGGRLILMSHVGRPYDKKTGKITVKDDSSVKPVVEYLERKLHTRFVVPDFPVDETNGIEQIDTSINWHIRDLVARKIGGIYLPNTRWFAGEETKDARRDAFARQLAGLADVFVNDAFGSWQPHASTYDITKYLPSYAGFLLQKELGNLRQVLEPARPFVAVVAGAKYDTKIGPLKEIYKKVDRLILGGVMYNTFLCAKYGIKVAGVGESDIEAAKELVAQDAVAKKIVELPVVVESDVLGREEGKYRKVKVSDFKPGNQYGYFLDVAAESFEAPGVAETMAEAKTIFVNAVMGFTPHFTEGSAKLDSTIDKNRTAMKLYGGGDTLQEFKNLSPGLYLSAMDDAQYYFFTGGGAVLKVIEEGDPYGMEPVKALMENKKNGAC